From Rhopalosiphum padi isolate XX-2018 chromosome 2, ASM2088224v1, whole genome shotgun sequence:
GACATACCGACTTTAttcagaattgttttattttatgtaatgattttcaaaattgttcaaacatgtaatatattttacactgaACTATATACTCAATTGTGAGCTAGTAAATGATGTCATGACGAGGACTTTAAAGttgaaatatactattttatatacctagcaAACTACAGGACAACTTTAtgagtttattagttattatattaatcaaaagttattattttctgcagagttaatattatgaaataaggaATTATTCTTGATGCAAATTAAAAATGGCGAGTATTTTCGTCCACAGTTTCGATATTAAGCGTTCACATAAGTAGATTGATTTTCGTTGTCACGTAGGTAAcagaaataatgatatattttttcttattttacaacggtattaaacaatttttatgcaCATTTATCGATTTTTTATCCCAAGAATATCAGGTCATAAGACATAAGTTAGTAGGCACTAAATTAATCCAAATTAAGAAATATCTCCGTGGTTCGACTTTAACTTTTaaacagtattaaaaataaaaatcacacaaggttaaaaaaatattattacttagtaCTCAACCTATTGTAGCATAAACATCACACTGTTGgtataaaaccatataatataaataaattatttttattgcagcTACTTTATATGGGACGAGACTATCCTCAGGGTTATGACTTTTTCCGTTCACGGTTGAAAAAAGCTTTCCAACGTAACAGCGACATCAGTGATCCCgaacaaataaaaatgctaGTCAAACGTGGCGAGTTTGTTGTCAAAGAAATTGAAGCTCTCTATATGCTCAAAAAATACAGAACATTAAAAGATAGATATTCTACAGAAAAGGATCAATCATAATTAATAgacttatattttagtttatatttatatatatatactatattattattataaaaatttcattgtgtacagttttttttttatatgtagttTAAgcttacaaacaaaataataataaaaaataaaaatatattgctataatatgaatgttaataaccCATTGTGTCTTGCTCATAAGTGCATTAAACAGAAAAAAGCTgttttaaatgcaataatattaacaacgttaattacatttaagtggtttcaatagttttgaaaatgacataaaaatttgttttaaagtttgaagttaaaattaattttaagacagAAGCATgaagtaaaaacaaatatagaccacaaaaataattaacaataaaaataaataatacaatattctattattttcttaaaggATTCAagtttaaatgataatacatatacaattatttttaggtatagatgtattatatatacatatatttatttctggTGTAAAACAAGAGATCAAACGttcaaatatagttttttttctacaatttcACATGAATGTTTATCCAATTTAATATttccaattaatttttagaacaacaaaaataaataaaaatatcacgcCAAACTTCCATAATACAAGAATACAAATCTTATCAATACTTCAATTAtagattgataaaataaaatatatttggtgcAAAACACTAATgtctatattttagttttactaaGTTAGTTaagttataaactttaatacattatttgataaaaaatatattgaacctTATCAAtgcaattgattaaatataaaaaaaaacattagtgCTCCAATTttcctaataaaattaatagttggttcttaagttaaattatttaaatttataatttatattaaaattatgttaaagtacataatatattgtataaatttagcATCTTTGTTACACCTTTACTTAGCTTTTTAACGCTTGTAAGCGATTTTTCATTTCTTCTAGGTCATCATCCTCTTCAACTGTTTCAGTTTCTTGTAGTACTGAACCACCTGGTGTTTCAGTAACTGCCATAGGTGCTTGACCTAATGCTCCAGCTGTGATTTCCCATAATACCTGAAAATATTgtcacatttatttattcaaattgtactgttttaatttaattatttttaaatgtactttaTCAATTTCAGACTGCGCTTCTTCTTCCATATCTTCGGGATCATCCATTACATTCTCCATTGTATCATCTAACATTTCTTCAATGATTCCAGCCTAAAATCAAACTCATTCATATGGGTCaaccttaatttaatattatacaaaccttCATCATTTCCTTGGACAAATCTCTCATAGTAGCTGCAACTTCAGGTACTTTGATCAAATTGTGCATTGTTTGCATTACTTCTGTAGACTTTTGCAATGAACCTGCCATTCTTAACACAGCTAgaatacacaattaaatataaattatagaatacaactataaatctattattttatattaaaaacttacacAGCTGATTTTTCATTTGCATTTGTATAGAACTCATATGCGTTTTTGACGTAATCAGTTTATTGATGGTTTTGCGTGCTCTTAGAATTTCTTTGGCTAGAATGATGCACACATCTTTGTTTCCCTTTTTGGCTGCTTCCTTCATGGAACGTTTAACTTTTTCTTCTTCTCGCTGTATTCCTGTGTCACAAAAAGCATACCAAACCCCCAaccaatattgtaatttattaaacattattgtagttgtatatgcattaaaaaaaattcacttcTATTTAATACACACAACACAACACTATTACACTCACCTCTTATCTGTCGGTCTAGTTTATATGTCTCTTTGCGTATGGTTGATGTCCACTGTTTAACCTACACAGCAGTTGtgtaacaaaacaaattaatgaattaGTGCGACAAATTTACACTACCGAGTGACTACGATTGCTCACTTGATCCTTGGGATCGATGGTGACCGATTTACCGAATATACCCATATTGATGGCTGTCTACTTGTAACGCACGCGTTGTCTATTAATTACGTGCTGCTGACGGCACCACCGttcgtttaaatttataaattagtcaGATTCGTTTCTGACGTGGATGCAGAACACATGAGCTTAAAGCTTTGGCGTTTACTGTTTAGTGAAACTTCTCATCGCTTATCACAATATTGCGAAAAATGTACATAGtttcattatcaatattaaCGCGCTTTGTCAACATTGCTTATCATGAATAAAGGGTGATAAACGTGTTAATGGTCCGCCCAATCATATGTTTTTAGTAATACTGCGTTTCTCGACCATGATCAGTATCATATGAACTGTGAGTCCCGGCTGTTCGGCCTTGAACACGacttgcacataatataatacgtgttGTATCTTCCCCTCTGTCCAATCATTACCGGTTggcttatttttttgttttacaattttacatttacacTTTACAGTCTGTCAGTTTTAGAGACTGGGAATCAGTCGCCAGTGCTCTCGAGACGAACAAACTGGTTTGCGggccttataaaatattttaagttttctttCGTTTGATTTTCGTTATATCCGCAGACGGCAAAATGTTTCGGTTGTTGAATAAGATTTCTGGTTCTACACTACCAGTGGTGCAAAAGTGTTTCGCTAGCAGCGCCCCTAAACCGATAGTCAACCCGCCGATCAAGTATACCGAGGTAATCACtagttactaataataattattattatatgtacctgtTGCCACGTTTGTTTGCTCGAGAATTGACTATTGAGTAATGGTTTTCTGCAAGCTGCAACCATAAACTACTAACTAGTCACATGAcgtgtaaaaatgtattcataaataaaaatatccataTAGAACGATAAAGTTAGTGTATTCCCGAGCCATTGTTGAATTGGTAGTTTGGTATCTAAAtgacttaattattttgaattctgatctattaattataataatagattctgaacttgtttacatatatattataaagacaaCATTTAGTGATTTTGTGATGATCTTAATTTATGGTAATTAACAATTGAAACAAAATTCAAGGACTAATAGTTATtaccacaaaatatataaataaattataaatgtattgtttataataggTTTAATGTTGTTTCATTAAACCTATTAAtgtgtatttcaaaataaaggtttatatttctatttttaatttttaatcacaaaCAAATTATAGATTCATTAAAGTACTTATACTGgctatacttataacttataagttataatgtaaaataatgtaattgccTTTAATACTGAGCatacagttatatttataaaaattatccatatattcttatttaactataaatatatactgtgTATTGTGTATCTATCTATCCTATTAGATGctgtaatgatttttaaataattgaattaaataattatttttatttattttatctaataatgtatatgtttatgtagTTTAGAAACTATctgtatctattataattaatatgatttaaagaATGTATTTTCCCAAaaggtttaaataaatatagattaattttttttttaaattactaaggTTATCTGTAGTTATCTGTGGTTATGTGTAGTTCATTAttgaagaaaacaaaatattttatccatgTAGGTTCAGTATATAAAGTgtctataacattataatatgtgttagaATTATTAGATTTATCGTCAGTGCCGTAGCAAGAATTTTTTCGGGGTGGGGGGGGCTTAATTTTTGATAGCCAATTAtgacaacaatttaattttgcacTGTATTTCTgacaatataattcatataataattatacataatatgtattatcaaaTCAAGATCAATTAAGTGTGATAAGAGCGGCGTTGCTTTATAAAGctactatatatagtttatcaccacaaacattaataataaaattaataaaattattgttgtctGACATTTCGGGTGGGTGGGGGGGCGATTGAGCCCGGAAGCCCCCCCTGGCTACGGTACTGTACATTATTAATAGTATCagcataatatactgtattgtctgtattactatttatattacagatatgtattatttatattgcttaaAAAAACATAACGTGTGTTGTCTCAGTCTTATTAACGTACAACATTGACAATTTAATACTCAGAAGAACCTGTTTTactctgttatttttaataggtattattattataagattttgaTTGATAATCGAGGATAATATATtagctattaaataatttaatgattggtgctttaaatataatgattattctcATAAACAAAGCTATGCATAAAATAGTAatctgtaatatttaatttatgcttttagatctaaatgttattaaattagctTGTATGATATATCATcacataatattgatttattgattaagtcagcttaatttattattcttatatgcTAGgctataacataacattatgcTCATATCTTAGTACCTTTGTATACACtaatacactcattattttatgtttattgattTAGTTTATGGTTTttcttatagttatttattaataatgaatttgtgAAATCTTCATCTGGAAAGACTTTTGATACACTCAATCCAGCTACCGGTGAACCAATTGCTCAAGTTCAAGAAGGAGATGCTGTAtgttccatatttttaactgttattttttatagtattatataaagtgGTTTAACGATCCATATAGGTGGACATTAACAATGCAGTTGCTGCTGCACAAGAAGCATTTAAGTTGGACAGTCCTTGGCGCACAATGGATGCTTCAAAGCGTGGTATGCTTCTCAACAAATTGGCAGATTTAATTCAACGAGATGCTGTTTATTTAGCTGTAAGAACTTTCtaccttattaatatatattatgtgaggttttaaagtagaataaatttatgtattgttaGACTTTGGAAGCATTGGACAATGGTAAACCTTATAGCGTTGCATTGTCGGATGATGTACCTGGAACTGTTGGTGTATTACGCTACTATGCTGGTTGGGCGGACAAAAACCATGGTAAAGTTACCCCGATTGATGGTAATTATTTTGCTTATACACGACATGAAGCTGTTGGTGTATGTGGTCAAATTATCCCTTGGAATTTCCCATTATTGATGTTATCTTGGAAAATTGGACCAGCTTTGGCCAtgggtaaattatttaatttctaaaaagttatgttgtgtattttaataatatattatttaatggtaattttattaGGAAATGTTGTTGTTCTAAAGCCAGCTGAACAAACTCCTCTCACTGCTTTATATGTTGCTAGTCTTGTGAAGGAAGCAGGATTTCCTCCTGGAGTTGTTAATATTGTCCCTGGTTATGGTCCAACTGCTGGAAAAGCTATTGTTGATCACCTTGGTGTAGATAAAGTTGCATTTACTGGTTCAACTgaagtaatttaataacttttaaattttaaaagtactgTATTTTGATAGTATGTTTTAATTAGGTCGGTCAAATTATAGCTGAAGGTGCTGCTAAAAGCAATCTTAAGAGAGTAACATTGGAACTAGGGGGTAAATCTCCAAATGTAGTTTTCAGTGATTCTGATATTAATCAAGCCGTGGAAGGTGCTCATTTTGGGCTTTTCTACAATATGGTcagtcttaaaattatttaaaataatgtaatttttaaactcaaatCTTTATAATTTAGGGACAATGCTGTTGTGCTGGTTCTCGGACATTTGTTCAAGATTCAATTTATGATGAGTTTGTCGAGAAAAGTGCAAAACGAGCTGAAAAACGTATTGTAGGAGATCAATTTGATCCTAAAACACACCAAGGACCAcaggtaacattttattttaataatacttgaaaatataaacattatattatgtaaaagttattataatgtaattaggtTGATGAAgaacaattaaacaaaattcttAGCATGATAGATAGTGGAAAAAAACAAGGAGCTACACTTGTCACCGGTGGCTCACGAGTTGGAGACAAAGGCTATTTTATACAACCAACTGTTTTTGCTGATGTTAAGGATGATATGAAAATAGCTAAAGaagaagtaaattttaaaattaaaaatatatatgtatttacatattattatttaataactacattatttaattatttagatttttggtCCTGTACAACAAATATTAAAGTTCAGTGATTTTGACGAAGTAATCAGCCGATCCAATAATTCAGATTATGGTTTAGCAGCAGCAGTGTTTTCAAAGAACATAGACACAGTAAATAAAGCTATCCAGAGTTTTAGAGCTGGAACTGTTTGGTAAGTAATGAGAATTACTtgaatatgtaaaaaatgtttatataatatataatataatggtttataCAAACAGGGTTAATTGTTACAATGTATTTGGAGTACAAGCACCATTTGGCGGTTTCAAGATGTCTGGCCATGGAAGAGAAATGGCTGAATATGGTCTGCAACCATACACTGAAGTAAAAACAGTTATCATTGctacaccaaaaaaaaataattaatatatttttaagttattttaattttgtttacattttatacttattatttttaaaactcaatATTAAACTGTGCCATCTTTTAAGTTACATTGTTTCAAAAAGTCTTTGTTTCATTTATGCCATTAttgataaactaatataattacctcaagaaaaatatatttaattatttcaatattgtattttatcaatgtaatattttatcaaaccaCCACATTCCTATTCTTAAACCACTCAATAAAACAAGTATTAGGTagtagttattactaattaataattaataaataaactcagcatttttaaaatgtcctCACACAGAGCAAAAGAAACAATATCAAaatcattagtttttatttttattatgttataccttgataatatttaattttcttaaattctagttaatttattaatataaaaatacatacacggatttgtttatttttattgggtGTGTGGGGGGAGGGGGTTTCTTTTCTCGCTGGCCTTtttctattttagattttaaacataGGCGGCGCTAGGAGAGGGCTTTAGGGGCTAAGCCCCACTTAGGTTTCTGATTAGTCCCCCCCAAATGTATACcctaattatgtacctaattttgTATCTTATTcacaaatatactatttaaagggcataataacagtaatttatattttaacctacaatttaaaatgtttcatgatagtaaaaatagttccacaaaaataaattaacaaacacagataaaataataattctaattagcaattttaaataataataatatataatatattcttgattatttaaattgcatataatatgctatcgcttttaaactataatacattacactattatagataaatagGGATATTCTCAAAGAAGTAGTTCACtgggtataaacattttttttaggtcAATATAAGCGGTGGGATTGAGATATTCCTGCTATAAACACGCTTAATGCGTGTGCtgcaatttttatatcatatagttATGAGTTTCCACTAATGGTTTATCCACCTGGTTTATGTACAGTTTTTTCTATacttaatagaaaattattatacaaatttcttTGAATTTTGTCTTTTTTGTCATAGTTGTATCTATAGGCTGTAAATATGATATAGAATGCACTGAACCAAAATTAGTTcacattaacttttttaataaatcccAAGTTGTAATTTCCTTATAGTGTATTGTCTCAAATGAataacatttaag
This genomic window contains:
- the LOC132920279 gene encoding electron transfer flavoprotein regulatory factor 1: MVAGRQEVINLYKTLLYMGRDYPQGYDFFRSRLKKAFQRNSDISDPEQIKMLVKRGEFVVKEIEALYMLKKYRTLKDRYSTEKDQS
- the LOC132920278 gene encoding charged multivesicular body protein 3, yielding MGIFGKSVTIDPKDQVKQWTSTIRKETYKLDRQIRGIQREEEKVKRSMKEAAKKGNKDVCIILAKEILRARKTINKLITSKTHMSSIQMQMKNQLSVLRMAGSLQKSTEVMQTMHNLIKVPEVAATMRDLSKEMMKAGIIEEMLDDTMENVMDDPEDMEEEAQSEIDKVLWEITAGALGQAPMAVTETPGGSVLQETETVEEDDDLEEMKNRLQALKS
- the LOC132920277 gene encoding aldehyde dehydrogenase, mitochondrial → MFRLLNKISGSTLPVVQKCFASSAPKPIVNPPIKYTELFINNEFVKSSSGKTFDTLNPATGEPIAQVQEGDAVDINNAVAAAQEAFKLDSPWRTMDASKRGMLLNKLADLIQRDAVYLATLEALDNGKPYSVALSDDVPGTVGVLRYYAGWADKNHGKVTPIDGNYFAYTRHEAVGVCGQIIPWNFPLLMLSWKIGPALAMGNVVVLKPAEQTPLTALYVASLVKEAGFPPGVVNIVPGYGPTAGKAIVDHLGVDKVAFTGSTEVGQIIAEGAAKSNLKRVTLELGGKSPNVVFSDSDINQAVEGAHFGLFYNMGQCCCAGSRTFVQDSIYDEFVEKSAKRAEKRIVGDQFDPKTHQGPQVDEEQLNKILSMIDSGKKQGATLVTGGSRVGDKGYFIQPTVFADVKDDMKIAKEEIFGPVQQILKFSDFDEVISRSNNSDYGLAAAVFSKNIDTVNKAIQSFRAGTVWVNCYNVFGVQAPFGGFKMSGHGREMAEYGLQPYTEVKTVIIATPKKNN